A DNA window from Chelativorans sp. AA-79 contains the following coding sequences:
- a CDS encoding ribbon-helix-helix protein, CopG family, which yields MPIPGKKQRLSVYLEPEIMKALAEYAARRGQSRSLVAEAGIASFLSPDAAERQEAAITKRLDQLDRRMTRLERDLGIAIETLAVFVRHWLTTNPPLPEPAQAAARAQAGERYDAFVAALGRRLAKGPRLRQEVSEDVPAE from the coding sequence ATGCCGATTCCCGGCAAGAAGCAGCGGCTTTCGGTTTACCTCGAACCAGAAATCATGAAGGCGCTCGCCGAATACGCGGCGCGGCGGGGCCAATCGCGCTCGCTCGTGGCCGAAGCTGGGATCGCCTCGTTCCTATCACCCGACGCAGCCGAACGGCAGGAGGCGGCGATTACGAAGCGACTCGATCAGCTCGACCGGCGCATGACACGCCTCGAGCGTGATCTTGGCATCGCGATCGAGACGCTGGCGGTTTTCGTCCGGCACTGGTTGACGACAAATCCACCCCTGCCCGAGCCGGCCCAAGCCGCCGCGCGCGCCCAGGCGGGCGAGCGGTACGACGCATTTGTTGCCGCGCTCGGCCGCCGGCTCGCCAAGGGCCCGCGGCTTCGTCAGGAAGTCTCCGAAGACGTCCCGGCCGAATAG